A region of Argentina anserina chromosome 5, drPotAnse1.1, whole genome shotgun sequence DNA encodes the following proteins:
- the LOC126793565 gene encoding receptor protein-tyrosine kinase CEPR1, protein MASHITCYFLSVLLIIFLVLYPSQAMIATSNQSQFFVQIMKLLSPNSGSSLSDWDVKGGKPFCKFSGVVCNGDGYVVQVDISGRSVSGQFPADICSYLPQLRILRLGRNNLQGDFVDSITNCSFLEELSMDHLYLSGTLPDFSPLKNLKILDMSYNKFSGKFPMSVFNLTNLEVLNFNENEKFNLWQLPENIYTLTKLKHMVLTTCMVQGKIPTSIGNMTSLVELELAGNYLVGQIPAEIGSLKNLTQLELYYNQLTGSIPEELGNLTNLIDMDMSVNMLTGKIPESICRLPELQVLQLYNNSLSGEIPTVIANSKTLRMLSLYDNFLSGEVPKNLGKSSAIVVLDLSENQLSGPLPTEICKGGKLLYFLILDNQLSGEIPERYAECESLLRFRLSYNRLVGSIPSALLSLPHVSIFDLAYNNLSGQIADTIGRARNLSELFVQNNSISGVLPPGISAARSLVKMDLSNNLISGPIPSEIGKLKKLNLLMLQGNKLNSSIPDSLSLLKLLNVLDLSNNLLTGNIPDSLCKLLPNSINFSNNKLSGPIPVSLIEGGLIESFSGNPGLCVRVDGDSSDQNKFPICSQHFNRKKINSFWVVTVSVVIMLIGAILFLKRRFGRERAEMQHDESSSSSFFSYDVKSFHRISFDHREVIEALVDKNIVGHGGSGTVYKIELSSGEIVAVKRLWSEKTKESSVDDQFVIHKELRTEVETLGNIRHKNIVKLFCYFSSLECNLLVYEYMPNGNLWDALHKGWIHLEWPTRHQIALGIAQGLSYLHHDLMPPIIHRDIKSTNILLDVNYQPKVADFGIAKVLQAIGGKDSTTTVIAGTYGYIAPEYAYSSKATTKCDVYSFGVVLMELITGKKPVEAEFGDNKNIIYWVSNKVDTKEGAMEVLDKRLSESFKEEMIQVLRIAVHCTYKAPSLRPTMKEVVQLLIEADPCKFDSGKSSTKIKEASNVTKVKNPFEL, encoded by the exons ATGGCCTCTCACATAACCTGCTATTTCCTTTCTGTGTTGCTTATAATATTCTTGGTTTTGTATCCTTCTCAAGCCATGATCGCTACTAGTAACCAGTCTCAGTTTTTTGTGCAAATAATGAAGCTTCTTTCACCTAATTCAGGCAGCTCTTTGTCAGATTGGGATGTCAAAGGAGGAAAACCTTTCTGTAAATTCTCTGGGGTTGTCTGCAACGGTGATGGCTACGTTGTCCAGGTTGATATCTCCGGTCGCTCAGTCTCCGGTCAGTTTCCAGCAGACATATGTTCCTACCTGCCTCAGTTGCGTATTCTACGTCTTGGGCGCAACAACCTTCAGGGTGACTTTGTTGATAGCATCACCAACTGTTCATTCTTGGAAGAGCTCAGCATGGATCATTTGTATCTCAGTGGAACTCTCCCAGATTTTTCACCCTTGAAGAATCTAAAGATACTTGACATGTCTTACAACAAGTTCAGCGGCAAGTTCCCCATGTCAGTGTTTAATCTTACCAATCTTGAGGTGCTCAATTTCAATGAGAATGAGAAATTCAACTTATGGCAGCTGCCTGAGAATATATACACTCTCACTAAGCTCAAGCACATGGTCTTGACAACATGCATGGTACAAGGGAAGATCCCAACATCAATAGGAAACATGACTTCCCTTGTTGAACTTGAACTGGCTGGAAATTACCTGGTGGGTCAAATTCCGGCGGAGATTGGATCGCTCAAGAATTTGACGCAATTGGAGCTCTACTACAACCAACTTACAGGTAGCATACCGGAGGAGCTCGGAAATCTCACAAACCTCATTGATATGGACATGTCAGTCAATATGTTGACTGGGAAGATTCCAGAGTCAATTTGTCGGCTTCCAGAGCTCCAAGTCCTGCAGCTTTACAACAACAGTCTTTCAGGAGAAATCCCAACTGTGATTGCAAACTCCAAAACACTGAGAATGCTATCACTTTATGACAATTTCCTGTCTGGAGAAGTTCCAAAAAATCTGGGGAAATCATCAGCTATAGTTGTCCTCGACTTGTCAGAGAACCAACTTTCTGGTCCATTACCAACAGAGATTTGCAAGGGAGGTAAGTTGCTCTACTTTCTCATCCTGGACAATCAGCTTTCTGGAGAAATACCAGAGCGCTATGCAGAATGTGAGTCACTTCTCCGATTTCGACTTAGCTATAATCGTTTGGTGGGCTCAATACCTTCAGCACTTCTTAGCCTTCCCCATGTTTCCATCTTTGATCTGGCTTACAACAATCTGAGTGGTCAGATTGCAGATACAATTGGGAGAGCTAGAAATTTGTCTGAACTTTTTGTCCAAAACAATAGCATTTCAGGTGTTCTACCCCCTGGAATCTCTGCAGCAAGAAGTCTTGTGAAAATGGATCTCAGTAATAACCTTATTTCTGGTCCAATTCCTTCTGAAATTGGCAAATTAAAGAAGCTAAATTTACTGATGTTGCAAGGCAACAAGCTCAATTCTTCCATTCCTGATTCACTGTCTTTGTTGAAATTACTCAATGTTCTTGATCTATCCAACAACCTCTTGACAGGAAATATTCCAGATAGTCTTTGCAAATTGTTACCAAACTCTATCAACTTCTCAAACAATAAGCTTTCCGGTCCTATTCcagtcagtttgatagaaggAGGACTAATAGAAAGCTTTTCAGGCAACCCTGGCCTCTGTGTGAGAGTCGATGGTGACTCATCTGATCAAAATAAGTTCCCTATATGCTCACAACACTTcaatagaaagaaaataaattcattttgGGTGGTAACAGTTTCAGTAGTCATCATGCTTATTGGAGCTATTCTCTTTCTGAAGCGCCGGTTTGGAAGAGAAAGAGCAGAAATGCAACATGATGAgtcctcatcctcatcattCTTCTCCTATGATGTGAAGAGCTTCCATCGAATAAGTTTCGACCATCGTGAGGTCATTGAAGCTTTGGTCGACAAGAACATAGTAGGCCATGGAGGATCCGGGACAGTTTACAAGATAGAGTTGAGCAGTGGGGAAATAGTTGCAGTGAAGAGACTATGGAgtgagaaaacaaaagaatcttCAGTAGATGATCAGTTTGTGATACACAAGGAGTTGAGAACTGAGGTGGAGACTCTGGGAAACATAAGGCATAAGAACATTGTAAAACTGTTTTGCTACTTCTCGAGTTTGGAATGCAACTTGTTGGTTTATGAGTACATGCCAAATGGAAACCTTTGGGATGCTCTTCACAAAGGTTGGATACATTTGGAGTGGCCAACTCGTCACCAGATCGCGCTTGGGATTGCGCAGGGTTTGTCATATCTCCACCATGATCTGATGCCTCCAATTATTCACAGAGATATCAAGTCCACCAACATACTTCTCGATGTGAATTACCAACCCAAAGTAGCAGATTTTGGCATAGCAAAGGTTTTACAAGCAATAGGAGGGAAGGATTCCACCACCACTGTTATCGCTGGGACATATGGTTACATAGCCCCAG AATATGCATATTCATCCAAAGCTACAACTAAGTGCGATGTCTACAGTTTTGGGGTAGTTTTAATGGAACTCATAACTGGGAAGAAGCCAGTGGAGGCAGAGTTTGGTGATAACAAGAACATCATATACTGGGTTTCAAACAAAGTGGATACTAAGGAGGGGGCCATGGAGGTTTTAGACAAGCGATTGTCCGAGTCATTCAAGGAGGAGATGATCCAAGTTCTACGAATTGCTGTTCACTGTACCTACAAAGCCCCTTCTCTGCGTCCAACCATGAAGGAAGTGGTTCAATTGCTGATCGAGGCAGACCCTTGCAAATTTGATTCAGGCAAGTCATCAACCAAGATCAAAGAAGCATCAAATGTAACAAAGGTTAAGAACCCTTTCGAGTTATGA
- the LOC126794237 gene encoding receptor-like protein kinase 7: MRSPQNYHLHLYLLFFLFLLSHAAAADELQLLLKLKSSLQDSNTQLFSTWDSTASSVCSFTGITCNEVGSVREIELSNKKLSGSLPLDSICQLPSLEKLAFGSNFLHGTIKEDLRNCTNLKYLDLGNNLFAVPFPDISSLSKLEHLHLNGSTLSGIFPWTSLTNMTGLIRLSLGDNPFDPSPFPKEVVNLKKLEWLYLANCSIQGTIPNEIGNLVDLINLELSDNNMTGEIPAEIGQLTKLWQLELYNNAFTGKLPLGLRNLTNLESFDASENHLEGELNELAFLTNLVSLQLYTNNFSGGIPEEFGEFKRLVNFSLYGNKLTGPLPQKLGSWSEMNFIDVSENFLTGTIPPDMCKRGTMNQLLMLQNKLTGEIPASYAKCTTLTRFRVSDNSLSGVVPAGLWGLPNVTIIDISSNHFEGSITSDIGNANNLAQLLLSYNRLSGELPDELSETSSLVSVQLNNNQFSGKIPKKIGDLKQLGTLYLQSNLLSSSIPKSLGSCSFLSDLNMANNSLSGEIPSSLGSLPTLNSLNLSQNELSGKIPEGLASLRLSILDLSHNRLTGAVPKSLSIAAYNGSFFGNRGLCSMDITYFPRCPPEKELSDDVRTLIICFSIGTAILFVSLISFVFLKKKEKDQDRSLKEETWDVKSFHVITFSEGEILDSITQENLIGKGGSGNVYKVSLSNGRDLAVKHIWNTDPSGGKKSKSTTPMLGGRRSSGSSKSKEFDAEVQTLSSIRHVNVVKLFCSITSEDSSLLVYEYLPNGSLWDRLHMCEKMKLDWDTRYEIAVGAAKGLEYLHHGCERLVIHRDVKSSNILLDEFLKPRIADFGLAKIVQTNGINDSTHVVAGTHGYIAPEYGYTYKVNEKSDVYSFGVVLMELVTGKKPIDPSFGDNKDIVNWICDNLKSRESVLGVVDSYIPEAYTEEAIKVLRIAILCTARLPELRPSMRSVVQMLEEAHEPMKLLGIVISKDGSSKKMALRKGREK, translated from the exons ATGCGATCACCCCAAAACTACCACCTCCATCTCtacctcctcttcttcctcttcctcctctcccacGCCGCCGCAGCCGACGAGCTTCAACTCCTGCTAAAACTCAAATCCTCCCTCCAAGACTCCAACACCCAACTCTTCTCCACATGGGACTCCACCGCCAGCTCGGTCTGCTCCTTCACCGGAATCACCTGCAACGAGGTTGGTTCGGTTCGAGAAATCGAGCTCTCCAACAAGAAGCTATCGGGGTCTCTCCCTTTGGACTCCATATGTCAACTTCCATCGTTGGAAAAGCTCGCTTTCGGGTCCAACTTCCTGCACGGGACGATCAAGGAGGACTTGAGAAACTGCACGAATTTGAAGTACCTGGATTTGGGGAATAACTTGTTCGCGGTTCCATTCCCGGACATATCTTCCTTGTCCAAACTTGAGCATCTTCATTTGAACGGAAGCACGCTTTCCGGGATATTCCCGTGGACTTCTCTCACCAACATGACTGGTCTGATTCGTTTGAGCTTGGGTGACAACCCCTTCGATCCCAGCCCGTTTCCAAAGGAAGTAGTCAATCTTAAAAAGCTCGAGTGGCTATACTTGGCCAACTGCAGTATCCAAGGAACAATACCAAACGAAATCGGGAACTTGGTCGATCTTATCAACCTGGAATTGTCCGATAACAATATGACAGGAGAAATTCCGGCAGAGATTGGACAGCTCACCAAACTCTGGCAGCTGGAGCTCTACAACAACGCCTTCACCGGAAAGCTTCCTTTGGGTCTAAGAAACCTCACCAATCTCGAGAGCTTCGATGCCTCTGAGAATCATCTAGAAGGAGAATTGAACGAGTTGGCGTTCCTGaccaatttggtttctctGCAGCTCTATACCAACAATTTTTCAGGCGGAATACCGGAAGAATTTGGCGAATTTAAGAGGCTTGTGAATTTTTCTTTGTACGGGAACAAGCTCACCGGTCCTCTGCCACAGAAACTGGGGTCTTGGTCGGAGATGAACTTCATCGACGTGTCGGAGAATTTCCTGACCGGGACTATTCCACCAGACATGTGCAAGAGAGGGACGATGAATCAGCTGCTCATGCTTCAGAACAAGTTGACTGGTGAGATACCGGCCAGCTATGCCAAGTGCACGACGTTGACCCGGTTCAGGGTCAGCGACAACTCGCTCTCCGGTGTGGTTCCGGCTGGACTGTGGGGATTGCCGAACGTGACAATCATTGACATCTCTTCGAATCACTTTGAAGGTTCGATTACTTCCGATATCGGAAACGCCAATAATCTTGCGCAGTTGCTTCTAAGTTACAATCGCTTATCTGGTGAATTACCGGACGAGCTTTCGGAGACAAGTTCGTTAGTTTCGGTTCAGTTGAATAACAATCAGTTTTCTGGTAAGATTCCAAAGAAGATAGGGGACTTGAAGCAATTGGGTACCCTGTATTTACAGAGCAACTTGTTGTCTTCTTCGATTCCCAAGTCATTAGGAAGCTGTAGTTTTCTGAGTGATTTGAACATGGCAAACAACTCTCTCTCTGGTGAAATTCCATCATCTTTAGGCTCTTTGCCGACCTTGAATTCTCTAAATTTGTCTCAGAACGAACTCTCTGGTAAAATCCCAGAAGGTCTAGCATCTCTGAGACTAAGCATACTTGATCTCTCGCACAACAGGCTGACTGGTGCTGTGCCAAAATCTCTCTCCATCGCAGCCTACAACGGCAGCTTTTTCGGTAACCGGGGTCTATGCAGCATGGACATCACTTACTTCCCACGGTGTCCGCCGGAAAAGGAATTGTCCGATGATGTCAGAACACTCATTATTTGCTTCTCAATAGGTACAGCAATACTGTTTGTTTCACTCATTTCCTTCGTGTTCttaaagaagaaggagaaggatcAAGACCGTTCATTGAAAGAAGAAACTTGGGATGTAAAGTCCTTCCATGTAATAACCTTCAGTGAGGGTGAGATTCTTGATTCCATTACTCAAGAGAATCTAATCGGAAAAGGAGGTTCTGGAAATGTCTACAAAGTGTCACTTTCTAATGGCAGAGACCTCGCCGTGAAGCACATATGGAACACTGATCCAAGTGGCGGGAAAAAGTCCAAGAGCACCACACCTATGCTTGGCGGCAGACGTAGCAGTGGTAGTTCGAAATCAAAGGAATTCGACGCTGAAGTGCAGACTCTGAGCTCAATAAGGCATGTGAATGTGGTGAAGCTGTTCTGCAGCATTACTAGTGAGGACTCGAGCTTGTTGGTCTACGAGTACTTACCGAATGGAAGCTTGTGGGATCGGCTGCACATGTGTGAGAAGATGAAGCTTGATTGGGATACAAGGTACGAGATTGCAGTCGGAGCAGCCAAAGGGTTGGAGTATCTACACCATGGCTGTGAGAGGCTAGTGATTCATAGAGATGTCAAGTCGAGCAACATTTTGTTAGATGAGTTCTTGAAGCCCCGGATTGCGGATTTTGGTCTTGCCAAGATTGTTCAGACTAATGGAATCAACGACTCGACTCATGTTGTTGCTGGAACACACGGTTACATAGCTCCTG AATATGGTTACACCTACAAGGTGAATGAGAAGAGCGATGTATATAGCTTCGGGGTAGTACTAATGGAGCTAGTGACTGGGAAAAAGCCGATAGATCCATCCTTTGGGGACAACAAAGATATAGTGAACTGGATATGTGACAACCTGAAGAGTAGAGAGAGTGTGTTAGGTGTGGTGGACTCGTATATTCCTGAGGCTTATACGGAAGAGGCTATCAAGGTATTGAGAATTGCGATTCTATGCACAGCTAGGCTTCCAGAGCTAAGACCTTCGATGAGAAGTGTCGTTCAAATGCTCGAAGAAGCTCACGAGCCAATGAAGTTGCTGGGAATTGTTATCAGCAAAGATGGTTCTAGTAAGAAAATGGCATTACGGAAGGGAAGAGAGAAGTGA